ATGATCTCTCAACCGACTACCCGTCCTCATCTCAACCCAAGTCACTTTCTCCAGTCAAGTTATATCTCCGCTAtacttgctgctgctgataGGAATGTCGTGCCGTATCGCCTGGTGGTTCCACTGCTACTtccgctgctgctgctgctatGGTCCCAAAACGGCACTCACCATTTTGACCTGTACTCCTAAGCTTGAGGGTTGCAAAAGGCAGGCCTTGAAGCGTGAACAACTCGAAATCTACGACCCCGAGGGCAGCCTCTTCCCGGCGTTTTGTATAATCTCCGTCGGTGGCGAAATTGTGTCGCATCCGTCGGATCGGTGTTAAGGCATGGATCGGGACACCCCGTCGCCTTTCCCTATGGCTGGCGCAAAACGACCTCTCCCCTGCCGggtttctttcttccttcttcatccctcaaGTCCACCACCCAACCCACAAAAACTTCAAAAATGGTGCGCATTCAACCATTCTCAACAGGCATCACCAAGGAGAACTAGACAGCGCCAACCATCAAGGCATACACTAGATGGATTTGGGGACGTCGGTGGCTGGCGCACTTGTGTTTCCCACGAGAAGCTCTGGTAACCGCCCCCAAACGTGCGAGAAGGAGCAATGCCTAGGGGCAGCGCGATGATTTCTCGGCAATATGCCTGACCCACCTGGGTGATCTCTCGCAAGAGACGATCTCTAGAGCTCCGACGTGATGCCTCGAAATTAGTAGAGGTTCATCGCTGACGTCGTCTCAATGACCCATTTATAGGCCCccaaaggaaagaagccCGCTGCTGCTCCCTGTGAGTGTGTTCCTGTCTGTCTCTGTAGCTTGTCCTGACTCTTTCTCTAGTCGGCACCAAGAAGGCTGGTAAGAAGGTCCAGAACCCTCTCTTCGAGAAGAGGTCCAAGACCTTTGGTATCGGTTAGTAAAATTTATTGTCAGTATTTGGAGTTGTTGCCAATGCCTGTTATAGGTGGCGACCTTCCTCCCAAGAGGGACCTCACTCGATTCGTCAAGTGGCCCGAGTACGTTCGTCTCCAGAGGCAGAAGGTCATCCTCAACCAGCGATTGAAGGTTTgtcattttttttggcgTCTTAATCCGTGATTTAGCTGACTCCCCCTCTAGGTCCCCCCTGCCATCGCCCAGTTCTCCAACACCCTCGACAAGAACACCGCCACTcagctcttccagctcctcaACAAGTACAAGCCTGAGTCTACccaagagaagaaggctcgTCTCCTTGCGGAGGCCGagaagcgagagaaggagggtgacAAGGCCACCACCGCCGACACTAAGAAGCCCATCTTCGCCAAGTACGGTCTCAACCACGTTGT
The Cryptococcus neoformans var. neoformans JEC21 chromosome 8 sequence genome window above contains:
- a CDS encoding ribosomal protein L4, putative, with amino-acid sequence MAPKGKKPAAAPFGTKKAGKKVQNPLFEKRSKTFGIGGDLPPKRDLTRFVKWPEYVRLQRQKVILNQRLKVPPAIAQFSNTLDKNTATQLFQLLNKYKPESTQEKKARLLAEAEKREKEGDKATTADTKKPIFAKYGLNHVVALVEAKKAQLVVIADDVDPIELVVFLPALCRKMGVPYVIVKGKARLGLVTGKKTAATVAITEVRSEDQQALATLVSAAKANFLEKYEDHRRHWGGGVRGNKSINKLKKRAKALGQDAKKIDLSL